From a single Brassica oleracea var. oleracea cultivar TO1000 chromosome C5, BOL, whole genome shotgun sequence genomic region:
- the LOC106292241 gene encoding uncharacterized protein LOC106292241, with translation MARRGRSEGGQDWMLGTGRISGRRRLRYESDVRVQTLAHTNQEFSEDNIMGNDNLFGHDQLRPQEEHFPLNRSVRERPETDDSESSVQGPRPIRRNNPIEQEVHDQPQQGLGMEHPLKMLHDVIARSLQQPQVQPQPLVPPQPTVATPMLPLITAMKNMKTPHFEGGTDPFEADQWLRTMEKNFETLTCSEESKKKMAVYYLEKDAAEWLESRDRQVGHLVTTWAAFKKESKHQYFTPESKRRLQRQFANLAQGDKTIREYESEFMRLRRHVLRGQDDEETMISNFMFGLKPELENRLTVGNYESLTKLAEKDVNVEIGLEAEKAASKKSKQHQEGKAHLYPVQRQPSYPSYANHCPSSPAPPAIAPAPKRQAIGGRVYALELDDPKPPGPSTGLITGIWELYMLRGVPHMYCSTPGQHSFVTPEVAAQFVGSFVIDRMDVGYKVIPGMDWLSGYRTQLDCGKGRILFKENGKRQIVFYGISPSKYVSLVAALGVEDLLKDGEAYLLPPPRSNHFTINLEPGAKPIAKAPYRMAPAELAELKKQLEDLMEKGFIRPSFSPWGAPVLFVKKKDGSMRLCIDYRGINNITIKDKYSLPRIYELLDQLRGAREPSEPLGMCAVNQAGLLAPIRQEQQRDEKLKRIIEKVKSQEAPNTSGYHVVADDTLLLNGRISVPQGEGLRGEILNSAHHSLLNIHPGSTKMYRDIRRYYHWPRMKKSVTRWVAQCQTFQQLKVEHQIPGGLLQSLPVPQWKWDSISMDFISGLPPARGRSHNAIWVIVDRLTKVAPLLPMKETDKVEVLAEMYVDQIVRLHGVPTDIVSVRDPRFTSNFWKALQEAVGTNLFISTAYHPETDGQTERTIRTIGDMMRICILDWTGRWEKHLPLIEFSYNNSFHSSIGMTPYEALYGRPCKTPLCWSEVGERREFGSEIVEETMKKLEIIQTNMKKAQDRQKVYTDQSRREMVFSIGDWVYLKVSAQKGKDRFGKVGKLAV, from the exons ATGGCAAGAAGGGGAAGGAGTGAAGGGGGACAGGATTGGATGTTGGGTACAGGAAGAATCTCAGGAAGAAGAAGGTTGAGATATGAATCCGACGTAAGAGTGCAAACACTAGCACACACCAACCAGGAGTTCAGCGAAGATAACATAATGGGAAACGACAATCTGTTTGGGCACGACCAGTTGAGGCCACAAGAAGAACACTTTCCACTGAACCGTAGTGTAAGGGAAAGGCCAGAAACAGATGATAGTGAGTCAAGTGTCCAAGGACCAAGACCAATAAGGCGGAATAACCCGATTGAACAAGAAGTTCATGATCAACCACAACAAGGATTAGGAATGGAGCACCCTCTGAAGATGCTTCATGACGTGATAGCGAGGTCCCTGCAACAACCTCAGGTGCAACCTCAGCCACTCGTACCACCACAACCTACAGTGGCTACACCGATGTTACCATTGATAACTGCCATGAAGAACATGAAGACACCACATTTTGAAGGAGGGACAGACCCATTTGAAGCTGACCAGTGGCTTCGAACTATGGAGAAGAACTTTGAGACCCTGACGTGTTCTGAAGAGTCTAAGAAAAAGATGGCGGTGTATTACTTAGAAAAAGACGCGGCAGAATGGTTGGAAAGTAGGGATCGCCAAGTAGGACATCTGGTAACCACTTGGGCGGCATTCAAAAAGGAATCTAAACACCAGTATTTCACCCCGGAGTCCAAGCGAAGGCTTCAACGTCAGTTTGCTAACCTAGCACAAGGAGACAAGACAATTAGAGAATATGAATCTGAATTTATGCGACTGCGACGACACGTGCTGCGAGGACAAGATGATGAAGAGACCATGATATCTAACTTTATGTTTGGTCTAAAACCAGAGTTGGAAAATAGACTGACAGTCGGAAACTACGAGAGTCTCACCAAGCTAGCGGAAAAAGATGTGAATGTGGAGATCGGATTGGAAGCTGAGAAGGCGGCAAGTAAGAAATCCAAGCAGCATCAAGAAGGAAA GGCACATCTCTACCCAGTGCAGCGTCAACCGTCATATCCCAGCTACGCCAATCACTGTCCATCCTCTCCAGCTCCACCTGCAATCGCACCAGCGCCAAAAAGGCAAGCTATAGGAGGTAGAGTTTACGCTTTAGAACTAGATGATCCTAAACCTCCAGGCCCATCTACGGGTCTCATCACAGGTATTTGG GAACTTTACATGTTGCGGGGCGTCCCACACATGTATTGTTCGACTCCGGGGCAACATAGTTTTGTGACCCCTGAGGTAGCTGCCCAGTTTGTGGGTTCATTTGTGATTGACAGGATGGATGTG GGATATAAAGTTATTCCGGGCATGGATTGGTTATCAGGCTATCGGACACAATTAGATTGTGGAAAAGGTCGTATTTTGTTCAAGGAGAACGGGAAACGACAAATAGTGTTCTATGGGATCAGTCCAAGCAAGTATGTGTCTTTAGTAGCTGCCTTAGGAGTGGAAGATTTGCTCAAGGATGGAGAAGCGTATCTG TTACCTCCACCTCGGAGTAACCATTTCACAATTAACTTGGAACCTGGAGCTAAGCCGATAGCAAAGGCTCCTTACCGGATGGCACCTGCGGAGTTAGCAGAGTTGAAGAAACAGCTTGAAGACTTAATGGAGAAAGGTTTCATAAGACCTAGCTTTTCACCATGGGGAGCTCCGGTCTTATTTGTCAAGAAGAAGGATGGTAGCATGCGACTTTGCATTGATTATCGTGGAATCAACAATATCACCATCAAAGATAAGTATTCTCTTCCGAGGATATATGAGTTGTTGGATCAGCTAAGGGGAGCAA GGGAGCCAAGTGAGCCTTTAGGCATGTGTGCCGTAAACCAGGCAGGTTTACTCGCACCGATCAGACAGGAGCAACAACGTGATGAAAAGTTAAAGAGAATTATTGAGAAAGTCAAGAGTCAAGAAGCTCCAAACACAAGTGGCTATCATGTGGTGGCAGATGATACGCTATTACTTAATGGAAGGATATCTGTACCACAGGGAGAAGGGCTACGAGGTGAGATTTTGAATTCGGCGCATCACTCTTTACTCAATATCCATCCCGGGAGTACGAAAATGTATCGAGATATCCGAAGGTATTATCATTGGCCAAGAATGAAGAAATCAGTGACGCGATGGGTGGCTCAATGTCAAACTTTTCAACAACTCAAAGTCGAGCATCAAATTCCAGGAGGTTTGTTACAAAGCTTACCAGTACCTCAGTGGAAATGGGATTCCATATCCATGGATTTCATCAGTGGGTTACCCCCAGCTCGAGGTAGATCACATAACGCAATATGGGTGATTGTCGACAGACTGACGAAGGTGGCGCCCTTGTTGCCTATGAAGGAAACCGATAAGGTAGAAGTATTGGCAGAGATGTATGTGGACCAAATTGTGAGGTTGCATGGTGTGCCAACAGATATAGTCTCAGTTCGAGATCCTAGATTCACCTCAAATTTTTGGAAGGCGTTACAAGAAGCAGTGGGAACTAACTTATTCATAAGCACCGCATATCATCCTGAGACGGACGGCCAAACCGAAAGAACCATTCGCACCATAGGGGATATGATGCGGATCTGTATATTGGATTGGACGGGAAGGTGGGAAAAGCATTTACCATTAATCGAATTCTCCTACAACAACAGCTTTCATTCTAGCATAGGTATGACACCATATGAGGCGCTTTATGGGAGGCCATGCAAAACACCTTTATGCTGGAGCGAAGTTGGAGAAAGAAGAGAGTTTGGATCCGAAATTGTAGAAGAAACGATGAAAAAGTTGGAGATCATTCAAACCAATATGAAGAAAGCGCAGGATAGACAAAAGGTGTACACTGATCAATCAAGGAGAGAAATGGTGTTCAGTATTGGTGATTGGGTTTATCTGAAAGTGTCAGCTCAAAAAGGAAAGGACCGATTCGGGAAAGTCGGGAAACTAGCGGTATGA